The Pyrus communis chromosome 2, drPyrComm1.1, whole genome shotgun sequence genome includes a window with the following:
- the LOC137726216 gene encoding pentatricopeptide repeat-containing protein At3g24000, mitochondrial: protein MNQCNLMKRHILGSQSKALPFLYNYNNAAAAVGIQKLFSLSARFGTLSATQASCAKLIGDEDSETSEDEDWFASRIIQDKDLLRSSLHISGTGLHVLDLVNCGSLEADRTLYNKLLHRCTQTAQLKQARIVHSHILTSQFKDDLPIRNTILHMYVKCGSLDDAHNLFDQMPHKDLVTWTALISGYSQHDRPQDALVLFPEMLRHGLEPNQFTLSSLLKASGAVSDDNHGRLLHTYCFKYGLDSNVYVGTALVDMYARCGHMDESQLVFDALDTKNEVSWNALIAGHARKAQGQHALELFWKMLREGFKPTHFTYSSVLTACASAGSLEQGKWVHAHMIKSAVTLVAFVGNTLLDMYAKSGSIEDAKKVFDRMVRRDVVSWNSMLTGYAQHGLGKETVQRFEEMLKIGIQPNDITFLCVLTACSHAGLLDEGQYYFDLMKQYNIEPQVSHYVTIVDLLGRGNLLDRAEKFIREMPIEPTAAVWGALLGACRMHKSIELGAYAAERSFELDPHDSGPHVILSNIYASAGRWIDAANVRKKMKEGGVKKEPACSWVDIENAVHMFVANDDAHPQRVEILRMWEMISMKIKEIGYVPDTSHVLFYVDQQEREFKLQYHSEKLALAFALLNTPPGSTIRIKKNIRVCGDCHSAIKFVSKVEGREIIVRDTNRFHHFRDGSCSCGDYW, encoded by the coding sequence ATGAACCAATGTAATCTAATGAAGAGACATATTTTGGGAAGTCAATCCAAGGCCTTGCCGTTTCTGTACAACTACAACAATGCTGCCGCTGCTGTTGGCATTCAAAAACTCTTTTCATTATCAGCACGGTTTGGGACATTGTCTGCAACTCAGGCTTCGTGCGCCAAATTAATTGGGGATGAAGACTCTGAAACTTCAGAAGACGAAGACTGGTTTGCTTCTCGTATCATCCAAGACAAGGACCTTCTCCGCAGCAGCCTCCATATTTCAGGAACAGGGCTTCATGTTCTTGACTTGGTGAATTGTGGCTCTTTGGAAGCGGACCGGACTCTGTACAATAAGCTGCTACACCGGTGCACCCAGACAGCCCAACTTAAACAAGCCAGAATTGTGCATTCACACATCCTTACTTCTCAATTTAAAGATGACCTTCCCATCCGCAACACCATCCTTCACATGTATGTCAAATGTGGCAGTTTGGACGATGCTCACAACCTATTCGATCAAATGCCTCACAAGGATTTGGTCACTTGGACTGCCTTGATTTCTGGCTATTCTCAACACGACCGACCTCAGGATGCCCTTGTTTTGTTTCCTGAGATGCTCCGCCATGGGCTGGAACCCAACCAGTTCACCTTATCTAGCTTGTTGAAAGCTTCTGGTGCTGTCTCTGATGACAATCATGGCAGGCTGCTTCACACTTATTGCTTTAAGTACGGTCTTGATTCCAATGTCTATGTGGGCACTGCTCTTGTGGACATGTATGCTAGGTGTGGCCATATGGATGAATCCCAGTTGGTCTTTGATGCCTTGGACACCAAGAATGAGGTGTCCTGGAATGCTTTGATTGCTGGGCATGCTAGGAAGGCTCAAGGACAGCATGCACTCGAGTTGTTCTGGAAGATGCTGAGGGAGGGCTTCAAGCCTACACATTTCACTTATTCTAGCGTCTTGACTGCTTGTGCTAGTGCAGGGTCTCTAGAGCAAGGGAAGTGGGTTCATGCCCACATGATCAAATCGGCTGTTACCCTCGTCGCTTTTGTGGGGAATACTCTTCTCGATATGTATGCCAAATCAGGCAGCATTGAGGATGCAAAAAAGGTTTTTGATAGGATGGTTAGACGAGACGTCGTTTCTTGGAATTCAATGCTTACTGGATATGCCCAGCATGGGCTTGGAAAGGAAACTGTGCAACGGTTTGAAGAAATGTTGAAAATTGGAATCCAACCTAATGATATAACCTTTCTTTGTGTTCTTACTGCCTGTAGCCATGCCGGTCTCTTGGATGAAGGACAATATTATTTTGACTTGATGAAACAGTACAACATAGAACCACAGGTTTCACACTATGTGACGATTGTTGATCTTCTTGGTCGTGGAAATCTGCTTGATCGAGCTGAGAAGTTCATAAGAGAAATGCCGATTGAACCTACTGCAGCTGTTTGGGGAGCCTTATTAGGTGCTTGCAGGATGCACAAGAGCATAGAGTTGGGTGCTTATGCTGCGGAACGTAGTTTTGAGCTGGATCCCCATGATTCAGGGCCCCATGTCATACTTTCTAATATCTATGCCTCTGCTGGCAGATGGATTGACGCAGCAAAtgtgaggaagaagatgaaagagGGTGGGGTGAAAAAGGAACCTGCTTGTAGTTGGGTGGACATCGAGAATGCGGTCCACATGTTTGTAGCGAACGATGATGCTCATCCGCAAAGAGTAGAGATCCTTAGGATGTGGGAGATGATTAGCATGAAGATAAAGGAGATTGGATACGTCCCAGACACTAGCCATGTACTTTTCTATGTGGACCAGCAGGAGAGGGAATTCAAGTTGCAGTACCATAGTGAGAAGCTTGCTCTAGCATTTGCACTTCTTAACACTCCTCCTGGCTCCACCATACGGATTAAGAAGAACATCAGGGTTTGTGGTGATTGTCATTCAGCAATCAAGTTCGTTTCGAAGGTAGAAGGGAGAGAAATCATTGTGAGGGACACCAATCGGTTCCATCATTTCCGTGATGGCTCTTGTTCTTGTGGGGACTACTGGTAG
- the LOC137724527 gene encoding copper-transporting ATPase PAA1, chloroplastic, with amino-acid sequence MSMEATLSAATPTTAALLAASKSLNRRLARTFLSQRLPSRPLARRHLTSLHTNYYGFQTPKPNPFSSSSLRSLCVVDPLLRRRLECVGSSAASFASGGGNGGFGGESGGSGGDGEGGSGGGDAKSKFVAAGGDEVSVLSSDVIILDVGGMTCGGCAASVKRILENQPQVSSASVNLTTETAIVWPVSEAKAAPNWQKQLGETLANQLTSCGFKSNLRDSGRDSFLKVFERKMEEKRKRLKESGNELAFSWALCAVCLIGHASHFFGAKAPWIHALHSTGFHLSLCLFTLLGPGRRLIFDGLRSLVKGAPNMNTLVGLGALSSFTVSSLAAFIPKLGWKTFFEEPIMLIAFVLLGRNLEQRAKIKASSDMTELLSIVPSKARLLVNNGEQELESVVEVSTNSLSVGDKIVVLPGDRVPVDGIVKAGRSIIDESSFTGEPLPVTKLPGSQVAAGSINLNGTLTVEVQRPGGETAMADIVRLVEEAQSREAPVQRLADKVSGHFTYGVMTLSAATFLFWSLIGGHILPAAFHGGNSVSLALQLSCSVLVVACPCALGLATPTAVLVGTSLGAKRGLLLRGGSILEKFSMVNTIVFDKTGTLTVGKPVVTNIVTPERSKVTDLKEKINHTWSEVDVLKFAAGVESNTVHPVAKAIVEASQALNCQNMKVADGTFLEEPGSGAVATIENKKVSVGTLEWVQRHGVTENPFEEVEAHTSQSIVYVGIDSILAGLIYFEDQIREDAGQVVKSLSKQGIDVYMLSGDKRNNAEYVASAVGIPKEKVISGVKPTEKKKFIMELQKDQNIVAMVGDGINDAAALASSHVGIAMGGGVGAASEVSSIVLLGNRLSQLLDALELSRLTMKTVKQNLWWAFAYNIVGLPIAAGVLLPVTGTILTPSIAGGLMGLSSVGVMANSLFLRYKFSKQEKKYSGSARSETNEESDLLIDVSAEEEHPPSDGKWKE; translated from the exons ATGTCAATGGAGGCCACATTGTCCGCCGCGACGCCCACAACGGCAGCTCTCCTTGCCGCCTCCAAATCCCTCAACCGCCGACTCGCCAGGACCTTCCTCAGTCAACGCCTCCCCAGTCGTCCCCTTGCTCGCAGGCACCTCACTTCCCTTCACACCAACTACTACGGCTTTCAGACCCCTAAACCTAATCCTTTCTCTTCCTCGTCTCTGAGGAGTCTCTGCGTCGTTGATCCGCTCTTACGGCGCCGTTTAGAGTGTGTTGGTAGCTCCGCTGCTTCATTTGCCTCTGGTGGTGGAAATGGTGGCTTTGGCGGAGAGAGTGGCGGCAGCGGCGGTGACGGCGAGGGAGGTTCCGGCGGCGGCGATGCCAAGTCCAAGTTTGTTGCTGCTGGAGGCGATGAGGTTTCGGTGCTCTCCTCTGATGTCATTATTCTCGATGTTGGA GGAATGACATGTGGGGGATGTGCAGCCAGTGTGAAGCGAATTCTAGAAAATCAA CCTCAGGTGTCGTCTGCGAGTGTAAATCTCACAACAGAGACGGCAATTGTGTGGCCTGTGTCCGAAGCGAAGGCTGCACCAAACTGGCAAAAGCAGCTAGGAGAGACACTTGCAAACCAATTGACCAGTTGCGGGTTCAAGTCTAACCTTCGTG attcaggaCGAGACAGTTTTCTCAAAGTTTTTGAaaggaaaatggaagaaaagcGTAAACGCCTAAAAGAAAGTG GAAATGAGCTTGCATTCTCTTGGGCTCTGTGTGCTGTCTGCCTAATTGGCCATGCATCTCATTTCTTTGGGGCTAAGGCACCATGGATCCATGCGCTTCATTCGACAGGATTCCATTTGTCCTTATGTCTATTTACATTGCTTGGTCCTGGGCGTCGACTTATCTTTGATGGTTTGAGGAGTCTTGTTAAAGGGGCTCCAAACATGAATACTTTGGTTGGTCTAGGGGCCTTATCGTCATTTACTGTCAGTTCATTAGCTGCCTTTATACCAAAACTG GGCTGGAAGACTTTCTTCGAGGAACCAATTATGTTGATAGCATTCGTCTTGTTAGGGAGGAATCTTGAACAAAGAGCTAAAATCAAAGCAAGCAGTGATATGACTGAACTTCTTAGTATTGTACCGTCAAAAGCACGTCTTTTGGTCAATAACGGTGAACAAGAGTTGGAATCAGTAGTTGAAGTTTCTACTAACAGCCTCTCTGTTGGAGATAAAATTGTTGTACTACCTGGA GACCGTGTTCCAGTAGATGGAATTGTTAAAGCTGGTAGGAGTATCATTGATGAGTCAAGTTTTACAGGAGAGCCGTTGCCTGTAACCAAACTACCTGGG AGTCAAGTTGCCGCCGGAAGCATAAATCTCAATGGCACTCTTACAGTTGAAGTACAGAGACCAGGTGGTGAGACTGCTATGGCAGACATTGTTCGCTTGGTAGAAGAAGCACAGAGTAGGGAAGCTCCTGTACAGCGCTTGGCCGACAAG GTGTCTGGACATTTTACATATGGAGTAATGACACTCTCTGCTGCTACATTTCTATTTTGGAGCTTGATTGGTGGTCATATTTTACCTGCTGCTTTTCACGGAGGAAATTCAGTTTCGTTAGCATTGCAACTCTCTTGCAGTGTACTG GTTGTTGCTTGTCCATGTGCTCTTGGGCTAGCCACACCTACAGCTGTGCTG GTTGGGACTTCGTTGGGAGCTAAAAGAGGACTACTTTTGCGTGGCGGTAGTATTTTAGAGAAGTTTTCAATGGTGAACactatagtgtttgataaaacaGGGACTCTGACAGTGGGCAAACCTGTTGTGACTAATATTGTGACTCCTGAACGTTCGAAAGTTACTGACTTAAA aGAAAAGATAAACCATACTTGGTCAGAAGTTGATGTTCTGAAGTTTGCTGCTGGAGTAGAATCGAATACAGTTCATCCTGTTGCAAAAGCTATTGTGGAAGCTAGTCAGGCTCTTAATTGTCAGAATATGAAG GTTGCGGATGGAACATTCTTGGAAGAACCTGGCTCTGGTGCTGTAGCAACTATTGAGAACAAAAAGGTTTCTGTTGGGACTTTGGAATGGGTTCAAAG GCATGGAGTTACTGAGAATCCATTTGAAGAAGTAGAAGCCCATACAAGTCAATCTATTGTATATGTTGGCATTGATAGTATTCTTGCCGGTCTCATTTATTTTGAGGATCAGATAAGGGAAGATGCTGGACAAGTTGTTAAATCTTTATCTAAGCAAGGGATCGATGTATACATGCTATCTGGGGACAAAAGAAATAATGCGGAGTACGTCGCGTCTGCTGTTGGTATTCCGAAAGAGAAG GTGATATCTGGTGTTAAACCGACAGAAAAGAAGAAGTTCATCATGGAACTTCAGAAGGATCAGAACATTGTAGCAATGGTTGGTGATGGAATTAATGATGCTGCAGCATTGGCTTCATCGCATGTTGGAATTGCCATGGGTGGTGGTGTTGGAGCTGCTAGTGAGGTGTCTTCTATTGTGCTATTGGGCAACAGACTTTCACAG TTACTTGATGCATTGGAGCTAAGTAGGCTAACTATGAAGACTGTGAAGCAAAATCTGTGGTGGGCTTTTGCATACAATATT GTAGGACTTCCAATTGCTGCTGGAGTTTTGCTTCCAGTAACTGGGACCATTCTGACGCCGTCAATTGCTGGAGGCCTCATGGGCTTGAGTTCTGTAGGGGTTATGGCAAATTCGTTGTTTCTGAGATACAAGTTCTCtaaacaggaaaaaaaatatagtggATCTGCTCGCTCCGAAACTAATGAGGAATCCGATCTTCTCATCGACGTAAGTGCAGAAGAAGAGCATCCTCCTTCTGATGGTAAATGGAAAGAATAA